Proteins found in one Deltaproteobacteria bacterium genomic segment:
- a CDS encoding HU family DNA-binding protein — translation MTKAEMIEKIAKDADISKAAATKAYDAFIDGIKSGLKKRGSKVTVFGFGTFKKVYRKTRKGRNPQTGEQIKIKGRDAITFKASKNLA, via the coding sequence ATGACAAAAGCTGAAATGATTGAAAAAATTGCAAAGGATGCCGATATATCAAAAGCGGCGGCAACCAAGGCCTACGATGCATTCATCGATGGAATCAAGAGCGGCCTGAAAAAGCGTGGCAGCAAGGTAACCGTTTTCGGTTTTGGAACCTTCAAGAAAGTCTATCGGAAAACGCGTAAGGGAAGAAATCCTCAGACAGGTGAGCAGATCAAGATTAAAGGCAGAGATGCCATAACATTCAAGGCCAGCAAGAATCTAGCATAA